A window from gamma proteobacterium SS-5 encodes these proteins:
- a CDS encoding TIGR03032 family protein has protein sequence MSQISVASARYPESLGPGEGKAAHAGHKTGSDFSPTTAPQGNHQPPALNIQADPGLWHWLAAQNISLALTTYQSNRLFLIGRKDEPGRLAVQERLFDKPMGLHWQAETDTLTLGCRYQLWQLANRLPAGQSHEGGDRLYVPRQSWITGDINAHDVAIDREGRLLFVNTDFSCLASLNPDYSFAPIWQPPFISKLVAEDRCHLNGLALQEGEPTWMTACSATDEAAGWRNHRQDGGVVLHIPSNQIVATGLSMPHSPRWYQGKLWLLNSGSGEFGYLDNERFVPVTYAPGFVRGLAFHGDYAIVGLSQLRSTSFGGLSLEQRLAADQQTAQCGLVVIDLNSGQIVHWLQFASLVEELFDLVVIPGTRQPRALGLQDDAIERLVSFPGSNGLVITKPSVHRPGQTPVPVAGLPRPEPAVDSAAPSLLYQRVYHLTPGNLKPYAALLQPGLLQGWASQPPQGELFGLSAAVDGALVGLAIAERTPDGAQLRSLAVLPQWQAQGVAERLLHELQKSMGIPVQSVQLSED, from the coding sequence ATGAGCCAAATTTCAGTGGCCAGTGCTAGATATCCCGAGTCTCTCGGGCCTGGGGAAGGTAAGGCTGCCCATGCAGGGCATAAAACCGGATCGGACTTCAGCCCGACAACCGCCCCCCAGGGCAACCACCAGCCGCCGGCCCTCAACATCCAGGCCGATCCCGGCCTGTGGCACTGGCTGGCCGCGCAGAACATCAGCCTGGCGCTCACCACCTACCAGAGCAACCGTCTGTTTCTCATCGGCCGTAAGGACGAGCCAGGGCGGCTGGCCGTGCAGGAGCGCCTGTTCGACAAGCCCATGGGCCTGCACTGGCAGGCCGAGACCGACACCCTGACGCTGGGCTGCCGCTACCAACTCTGGCAACTGGCCAATCGCCTGCCCGCAGGGCAGAGCCACGAAGGCGGCGACCGCCTCTACGTGCCGCGCCAGAGCTGGATCACCGGCGACATCAACGCCCACGATGTGGCGATTGACCGTGAGGGCCGGCTGCTGTTCGTCAACACCGACTTCAGTTGCCTCGCCAGCCTTAACCCCGACTACAGCTTTGCGCCCATCTGGCAACCGCCCTTCATCAGCAAGCTGGTCGCCGAAGATCGCTGCCACCTCAACGGCCTGGCGCTGCAGGAGGGCGAGCCCACCTGGATGACCGCCTGCAGCGCCACCGACGAGGCCGCCGGCTGGCGCAACCACCGTCAGGATGGCGGCGTGGTGCTGCACATCCCCAGCAACCAGATTGTCGCCACGGGGCTGTCCATGCCCCACTCGCCGCGCTGGTATCAGGGCAAGCTCTGGCTGCTCAACTCCGGCAGCGGCGAATTCGGCTATCTGGACAATGAGCGCTTCGTGCCGGTCACCTACGCCCCCGGCTTTGTGCGCGGCCTGGCCTTTCACGGCGATTACGCCATCGTCGGGCTGTCGCAACTGCGTTCCACCAGCTTCGGTGGCTTGTCGCTTGAGCAGCGCCTGGCCGCCGATCAGCAAACGGCCCAGTGCGGCCTGGTGGTGATCGACCTCAACAGCGGGCAGATCGTCCACTGGTTGCAGTTCGCCAGCCTGGTGGAAGAGCTGTTTGACCTGGTGGTCATCCCCGGCACCCGCCAGCCCCGCGCCCTGGGCCTGCAGGACGATGCCATCGAGCGACTGGTGAGCTTCCCAGGCAGTAACGGCCTGGTCATCACCAAACCCAGCGTTCACCGCCCCGGCCAAACCCCGGTGCCGGTGGCCGGTCTGCCCCGTCCAGAGCCAGCGGTCGATAGTGCCGCCCCAAGCCTTCTCTACCAGCGCGTCTATCACCTGACGCCGGGAAACCTCAAGCCCTACGCCGCCCTGTTGCAGCCGGGCCTGCTACAAGGCTGGGCCAGCCAGCCACCACAGGGCGAGCTTTTCGGTCTCTCCGCCGCCGTGGATGGTGCCTTGGTGGGCCTGGCCATTGCCGAGCGCACCCCGGACGGCGCCCAACTGCGCTCGCTGGCGGTGCTGCCCCAGTGGCAAGCGCAGGGCGTGGCCGAGCGCCTGCTGCACGAATTACAGAAAAGCATGGGGATTCCCGTGCAATCCGTTCAACTATCTGAAGACTAA
- a CDS encoding putative toxin-antitoxin system toxin component, PIN family, with product MKVVVDTNVFVSALRSRTGASRALLRACLSGGLHPCISLALFAEYRDVMGRAALFVGCPINEDKRAALLDAFLSVCQMTEVYYLWRPNLTDEADNHLIELAVAAQAEVVVTHNRSDFRQGQLRFPGIHIRSPAELLKEAF from the coding sequence ATGAAGGTGGTGGTGGATACCAATGTGTTTGTCTCCGCGTTGCGTAGCCGTACGGGCGCATCGAGGGCTTTGTTGCGTGCCTGTCTGAGCGGAGGTTTGCACCCCTGCATCTCACTGGCGCTTTTTGCCGAGTATCGGGACGTCATGGGCAGAGCCGCCTTGTTCGTTGGCTGCCCGATCAACGAAGATAAGCGTGCTGCCTTGCTGGATGCGTTCTTGTCGGTGTGTCAGATGACCGAGGTCTATTACCTCTGGCGACCCAACCTCACTGATGAGGCCGACAACCATTTGATTGAACTGGCCGTTGCGGCTCAGGCAGAGGTCGTAGTGACGCATAACCGATCCGATTTCCGCCAAGGCCAATTGCGTTTTCCGGGGATACACATTCGCTCCCCCGCTGAGTTACTGAAGGAGGCTTTCTGA
- a CDS encoding toxin-antitoxin system HicB family antitoxin, producing MSVVTLRIADDKHARLKQLAASRHTSVNRLLDELATIALAQHDLLTQFKAAAQRGDPAEGLAILDELDAHFVGTQT from the coding sequence ATGTCTGTAGTCACCCTGCGCATTGCCGACGATAAACACGCCCGCTTGAAGCAGTTGGCGGCCAGCCGTCACACCAGTGTCAACCGGTTGTTGGATGAACTGGCCACCATTGCCTTGGCCCAGCATGATCTGCTGACCCAATTCAAGGCCGCCGCGCAACGGGGTGACCCGGCGGAAGGTCTGGCGATTCTGGATGAACTTGATGCCCATTTCGTCGGTACTCAGACCTAG
- a CDS encoding winged helix-turn-helix domain-containing protein yields the protein MRRLEANLSRLRKKLVELGGDKRLIQSVRGKGYQFKGCIDCE from the coding sequence ATGCGCCGCCTGGAAGCCAACCTCAGCCGGTTACGCAAAAAACTCGTCGAACTCGGCGGCGACAAGCGGCTGATCCAGTCGGTACGCGGCAAGGGCTACCAGTTCAAGGGGTGTATCGACTGCGAATGA
- a CDS encoding response regulator transcription factor, with translation MKILFVEDNIDFRDEISYQLGHLGYQVIALDQGQDLLDWLDSHPAPPILLLDLGLPDIDGLDLCRQLRRDYPSMIIIILTARGEADQRVEGWEAGAHAYLTKPVYFKELQVVLANQQQRLGQHEQPSSGCWRLEVQTGWLVSPQGQGGEITFIESQLLQGLAGQDGQPVSRDALVRALGEQP, from the coding sequence ATGAAGATCCTGTTCGTCGAGGACAACATCGATTTCCGCGATGAGATCAGTTATCAGTTGGGCCATCTCGGTTACCAGGTGATCGCCCTGGATCAGGGTCAAGACCTGCTCGACTGGCTCGACAGCCATCCGGCCCCGCCGATACTGCTGCTCGACCTGGGCCTGCCCGATATAGATGGCCTCGACCTGTGCCGACAGCTGCGCCGGGACTACCCGAGCATGATCATCATCATCCTGACGGCGCGCGGCGAAGCGGATCAGCGCGTGGAAGGCTGGGAGGCCGGGGCCCATGCCTACCTGACCAAGCCGGTGTACTTCAAGGAACTCCAGGTCGTGCTGGCCAACCAGCAGCAACGCCTGGGGCAGCACGAGCAACCCTCGTCCGGCTGTTGGCGCTTAGAGGTACAGACAGGCTGGCTGGTTAGCCCCCAAGGCCAGGGAGGCGAAATCACCTTCATCGAAAGCCAACTCCTGCAGGGCCTCGCCGGGCAGGACGGCCAACCCGTTAGCCGTGATGCCCTGGTGCGCGCCCTCGGCGAGCAGCCCTGA
- a CDS encoding sensor histidine kinase: protein MLLALLILGGQAAHADRVELSADTPRIDLDQGQLSYFRDPTTKRTVAEARAAYREQGFQALPGNLGLGFTGDAVWLAVEVTRPADAPTDWVLALEPPTLDLVELYQFHGEQMQRQISGDGLPVAHRALFHRTPAFALQLQQGQTLLLLRIKTSSQVTAIPVLSQRAAFEQTQVMSSLVFGLFFGAMVLVLLYNLVIALLIRQSIYLLYCGYILLQTLSWFSYDGLLGLYLLPDNPLLANQLLGGFLSLHIALSIYFYARLLKVERRHRFSRMLLLYCYLAGSVGSVSVFFGLFHWVLPWIMAAVVLSFPALAPHAVRFIRSGGRVEQIFGGIYLLFAFMVLNDVLASFSLLPASLWSAYSAQIGQLIHVLALHLALYYQVRLGERQRDEAHIKLEIARHDAEEERSRRREQDQLLQMIGHEVRTPIAIIVSTLESLQLMEQEANDDPDKALRYQRIQRAVQRMEILMQLVGVNARALREDAYQIRIESVDLRRLCRSALDLLVEGAERITLDLPPDWSPQVRADAQMLSFAVLNLYDNALKYSLTPEGIEADLHPLRQGDRDGVCLRICNPASPLAAGMEERIFEKFVRIDEHANQPGLGLGLHLARRIVEQQQGWLKARNAGTNRVCFELWLPIDSGGEA, encoded by the coding sequence TTGCTCCTGGCCCTGCTCATCCTAGGGGGCCAAGCGGCCCATGCCGACCGGGTCGAGCTCTCTGCGGACACCCCGCGCATCGACCTGGACCAGGGCCAACTGAGCTATTTCCGCGACCCGACGACAAAGCGGACGGTTGCCGAGGCCCGTGCCGCGTACCGGGAACAAGGCTTCCAGGCCCTTCCCGGCAACCTCGGCCTCGGCTTCACCGGCGATGCCGTCTGGCTGGCGGTCGAAGTAACCCGCCCGGCCGATGCCCCGACCGACTGGGTTCTCGCCCTCGAGCCCCCCACCCTGGACCTGGTCGAGCTCTACCAATTCCACGGCGAGCAGATGCAGCGACAGATCAGCGGTGATGGCCTGCCGGTGGCCCATCGCGCCCTGTTTCATCGCACACCGGCGTTTGCCCTACAGCTTCAGCAAGGCCAGACCCTGTTGCTGCTACGCATCAAGACCAGCAGCCAGGTAACGGCCATCCCGGTCCTCTCGCAACGGGCCGCGTTCGAGCAGACCCAGGTAATGAGCAGCCTGGTGTTCGGTCTGTTTTTCGGTGCCATGGTCCTGGTCCTGCTCTACAACCTCGTGATCGCGTTGCTGATCCGGCAATCCATCTACCTGCTCTACTGCGGCTACATCCTGCTTCAGACCCTCTCCTGGTTCAGTTACGACGGCCTGCTGGGACTGTACCTGCTACCGGACAACCCCCTGCTGGCCAATCAACTCCTCGGGGGCTTTCTCAGCCTCCACATCGCGTTGAGTATTTACTTCTATGCCCGGCTGTTGAAGGTGGAGCGTCGCCACCGCTTCTCGCGCATGCTGTTGCTGTACTGTTATCTGGCCGGAAGTGTCGGCAGTGTCAGCGTCTTTTTCGGGCTTTTTCACTGGGTACTGCCCTGGATCATGGCGGCGGTGGTCCTGTCGTTTCCGGCCTTGGCCCCCCATGCCGTGCGCTTCATCCGCAGCGGGGGGCGGGTGGAGCAGATCTTTGGCGGCATCTACCTGCTGTTCGCCTTCATGGTACTGAACGATGTGCTGGCCTCCTTCTCGCTGCTGCCGGCGAGCCTCTGGTCGGCCTATTCCGCCCAGATCGGCCAGTTGATTCACGTACTGGCACTCCACCTCGCGCTCTACTACCAGGTCCGCCTCGGGGAACGCCAGCGCGACGAGGCCCACATCAAGCTCGAGATCGCCCGTCATGACGCCGAGGAGGAACGCAGCCGTCGGCGCGAACAGGACCAGCTCCTGCAGATGATCGGCCACGAGGTGCGCACCCCCATCGCCATCATTGTCTCCACCCTCGAATCCCTGCAACTGATGGAGCAGGAGGCCAACGACGACCCCGACAAGGCGCTGCGCTACCAGCGCATCCAACGCGCCGTGCAACGCATGGAGATCCTGATGCAGCTGGTCGGTGTCAATGCCCGTGCCCTGCGGGAGGACGCGTATCAGATACGGATCGAATCGGTTGACCTGCGAAGGCTCTGTCGCTCCGCGCTCGACCTGCTGGTGGAAGGCGCCGAGCGCATCACGCTCGACCTGCCGCCGGACTGGAGCCCCCAGGTCCGGGCCGATGCGCAGATGCTGAGCTTTGCCGTGCTCAACCTCTACGACAACGCGCTCAAATACAGCCTCACCCCGGAAGGCATCGAGGCCGACCTGCACCCCCTGCGCCAGGGCGATCGCGACGGCGTCTGCCTGCGTATCTGTAACCCGGCATCACCCCTGGCAGCGGGCATGGAAGAGCGCATCTTCGAGAAATTTGTGCGCATCGACGAGCACGCCAACCAGCCCGGCCTGGGCCTGGGCCTCCACCTGGCCCGGCGCATCGTCGAGCAACAACAGGGCTGGCTGAAGGCGCGTAACGCGGGCACGAATCGCGTCTGCTTCGAACTCTGGCTGCCGATCGACAGCGGGGGTGAGGCATGA